One Acutalibacter muris DNA window includes the following coding sequences:
- a CDS encoding carbohydrate ABC transporter permease produces the protein MNNKLAKSFGDRIFLVVDYIVLLTVSLTCLLPMVHVLALSFSDSVSAASNSVLFIPKGFNLAAYDTMFSNPIFLNAFFVSIYRTIVGTAINLAVTVIAAYPLSKENNELRGRKWISLFFIIPMMVSGGLIPNYLLVKNLNMMDTLWSLILPGCLPIGNVVLMMNFFRGINKSIFESAEIDGANDFTILFRIALPLATASIATITLFQMVGHWNEWFGATIYINDRNKWPLQTLLRQMLTNIDYSSFGAESLGKLRLLSDRSFRGAMIVFATVPILCVYPFMQKHFVSGIAIGSVKE, from the coding sequence ATGAATAATAAACTTGCGAAAAGCTTCGGCGACAGGATCTTTCTGGTGGTGGATTACATAGTTTTGCTCACAGTTTCCCTGACCTGCCTGCTGCCCATGGTCCATGTTCTGGCCCTCTCTTTCAGCGACAGCGTCTCTGCAGCCAGTAATTCGGTGCTGTTTATTCCGAAGGGCTTTAATCTGGCGGCATATGATACCATGTTTTCAAACCCCATATTCCTGAACGCGTTTTTTGTCTCAATCTACCGCACCATCGTGGGAACCGCCATCAATTTGGCGGTGACCGTCATTGCCGCCTATCCTCTTTCCAAGGAAAACAATGAATTGCGGGGTAGGAAATGGATCAGCCTGTTTTTTATAATCCCCATGATGGTTTCCGGCGGGCTTATCCCAAACTACCTGCTTGTAAAAAACCTGAATATGATGGATACCCTTTGGTCACTTATCCTTCCGGGCTGTCTGCCAATTGGCAATGTGGTGCTGATGATGAATTTCTTCCGCGGAATCAACAAAAGTATCTTTGAGTCGGCGGAGATCGACGGGGCAAATGACTTTACGATCCTATTCAGAATTGCGCTGCCCCTGGCTACGGCCTCCATTGCCACTATCACCCTGTTTCAGATGGTAGGCCACTGGAACGAATGGTTTGGAGCAACCATTTATATAAATGACAGAAACAAATGGCCTCTGCAAACCCTGTTAAGGCAGATGCTGACCAACATAGATTACAGCTCCTTCGGAGCGGAGAGCCTTGGAAAGCTGCGCTTGCTGTCCGACCGATCCTTCAGAGGAGCAATGATCGTATTCGCGACGGTCCCCATCCTATGCGTTTACCCATTTATGCAAAAGCATTTTGTTTCCGGCATTGCCATAGGGTCTGTGAAGGAATAG
- a CDS encoding glycosylhydrolase-like jelly roll fold domain-containing protein, with amino-acid sequence MLTEEGPRALIEAVYEPHYQHFGEYFGDTIAGFFSDEPSLDAPYIGPYGRDPGFYYRTVGQPGVALPWEDLILGKMESSGWSEYWLPALWYSHREHSPNVRLAYMDAVTGLWKRNFSYQLGDWCRSHNVMYIGHIIEDMGAHGRLGCSAGHFFRALAGQDMSGIDIVLHQVMPGMGQYQTAADISEGVADPEFFHYILAHLAASQARQTARMKGRAMCEVFGAFGWAEGLPCMKWLIDFLLVRGVNHFVPHAFTDFFPDEDCPPHFYAGGNDPQFESFSKLMKYTNRAAHLLYGTDMEAAGAILYHGEAEWMNGQGCMFSEKPAKICYDAHIPYDIVPVDSLLRAKAEAGKFMVGERSYGFLAVPSCRYLPEPFWQAAKSLKAAGVPVFFIDAAPMCPEELPGEVVELKKLADHIFSKRLAHDYHAGSALLRIARFDREDTSAFVLFNENPMPILESVRFPAEGKYLKMDLLNEVYEKAETKDGVVDVSLEPGESALFLWGGVEDQEMEAFPKECCWKERSEVCALWDIDLYEQGKAAGYSPFRCQSELINITGRQGNPQFSGKIRYRTSLDLKKAPLGLDLGRVGVSAKLSVNGHDLGWRIAAPYRWDISSYIKAGKNEIEIVAANTLANRIQDAFSRRMPIPPSGVLGPVYLLRTSEKQFEKEDIYG; translated from the coding sequence ATGCTTACGGAGGAAGGGCCGCGGGCTCTGATCGAGGCGGTGTATGAACCCCACTATCAGCATTTTGGGGAGTATTTCGGTGATACCATTGCCGGCTTTTTTTCCGATGAGCCAAGCTTGGATGCTCCGTACATCGGTCCATATGGACGTGACCCTGGGTTCTACTACCGTACTGTTGGACAGCCAGGCGTCGCCTTACCCTGGGAGGACCTGATTCTGGGGAAAATGGAGAGCAGTGGGTGGAGTGAATACTGGTTGCCCGCTTTGTGGTACTCACATCGGGAGCATAGCCCAAATGTGCGCCTGGCATATATGGATGCCGTGACTGGGCTATGGAAAAGGAATTTTTCTTATCAGCTGGGCGACTGGTGCCGCTCGCACAATGTGATGTATATAGGACATATTATTGAGGATATGGGTGCCCATGGTAGATTGGGCTGCAGCGCGGGGCATTTTTTCCGAGCGCTGGCGGGACAGGATATGAGCGGCATTGACATCGTGCTGCACCAGGTCATGCCGGGCATGGGGCAATATCAGACGGCGGCGGATATATCTGAAGGCGTGGCCGACCCGGAGTTTTTCCACTATATCCTCGCCCACCTTGCGGCGTCTCAGGCAAGACAGACCGCGCGAATGAAGGGACGGGCGATGTGCGAGGTGTTCGGTGCCTTCGGATGGGCGGAGGGACTCCCGTGCATGAAGTGGCTGATTGATTTCCTGCTGGTACGCGGTGTGAACCATTTTGTTCCCCATGCCTTCACGGATTTTTTCCCGGACGAGGACTGCCCCCCGCATTTTTACGCCGGTGGAAATGACCCGCAGTTCGAAAGCTTTTCAAAACTGATGAAATACACGAACCGGGCCGCCCATCTCCTCTATGGAACGGATATGGAAGCGGCGGGAGCGATTCTCTACCATGGGGAAGCGGAGTGGATGAACGGTCAAGGCTGTATGTTTTCTGAGAAGCCGGCAAAAATCTGTTATGATGCCCATATCCCATACGACATCGTGCCTGTCGATTCTCTTCTCCGAGCAAAAGCGGAGGCCGGTAAATTCATGGTGGGCGAGAGATCATATGGCTTTTTAGCCGTACCGTCATGCAGATATCTTCCGGAACCCTTTTGGCAGGCGGCAAAGAGCCTGAAAGCCGCGGGCGTGCCAGTTTTCTTTATAGACGCGGCCCCAATGTGTCCCGAAGAATTACCGGGGGAAGTGGTAGAACTGAAAAAACTCGCCGATCATATTTTTAGCAAGCGTTTAGCACATGATTACCACGCAGGCTCAGCATTGCTGCGTATTGCCAGGTTCGACCGTGAAGATACTTCAGCCTTCGTTTTGTTCAATGAAAACCCTATGCCGATATTGGAAAGCGTTCGGTTCCCTGCGGAAGGCAAATATCTGAAGATGGATCTACTAAATGAGGTGTATGAAAAAGCGGAAACTAAAGACGGCGTCGTTGATGTGTCGCTAGAACCCGGGGAGTCCGCGCTTTTTCTTTGGGGCGGTGTAGAGGACCAGGAGATGGAGGCATTTCCAAAAGAGTGCTGTTGGAAGGAGAGAAGTGAAGTCTGCGCCCTTTGGGACATTGACCTTTATGAGCAGGGAAAAGCGGCCGGGTATTCCCCATTCCGGTGCCAATCAGAATTGATCAATATCACCGGCAGACAGGGAAACCCTCAATTTTCAGGGAAGATACGGTACCGGACAAGCTTGGACCTAAAAAAAGCGCCGCTGGGCCTGGACCTTGGCAGGGTAGGAGTATCCGCCAAGCTCAGCGTGAACGGCCATGATTTGGGCTGGCGCATCGCGGCGCCCTACCGGTGGGATATCAGCTCATACATCAAAGCCGGCAAAAACGAGATCGAGATCGTCGCGGCAAACACGCTGGCAAACCGCATACAGGATGCCTTTTCCAGAAGGATGCCGATCCCGCCCAGCGGAGTGCTGGGCCCCGTATATTTATTGCGGACTTCGGAAAAGCAATTTGAGAAGGAGGATATATATGGATAA
- a CDS encoding sensor histidine kinase, whose translation MDADMICVFPAQSLAVSTKNGVEHLSSYPLLTDLENLGDKHPVWAFRPSYRDPNERCLSIVIGYVHATQTRPIIILEIDEKALSAQLSNLLSKNSGVQASFFQDYQGAWTSFDPDGYLIQPSINGLLEHIEDVPSFYSTESKGTHLRIVPVKMEDIRCVLGLAFDEQSVLAPVIFMRHALIGILVTGSLFTVAYLLRGYRKVYIPTQTLVSSMERLALGDLSVRVEQKQKGEFQILAEHFNSTAQKLETLVKEKYQADVKMKNAQMSFLRSQINPHFLYNSLFNLYNMIKSQDLDNAADMAVYLGQFYRIGAHLDKQELTLGQEVENIIPYLKIHQIRMGGSLDFNCDIQAGLEGFEIPCLSLQSLVENAITHAFTKTGKNAYLNIQAVREGDFVLLSVEDNGSGIDSDTREDILRRLQNSDDDGVFHGLQNVYARLRLLHGEQVSISIEPVPSGGTRVCLRIPDKKWE comes from the coding sequence TTGGACGCTGATATGATCTGCGTGTTCCCCGCCCAGAGCCTCGCGGTCTCAACAAAGAACGGCGTGGAGCACCTTAGCAGCTATCCCTTATTGACCGATCTGGAAAATCTGGGAGACAAGCACCCTGTATGGGCGTTTCGCCCCTCGTACCGCGACCCCAATGAGAGATGTCTCTCCATAGTCATCGGTTACGTCCACGCAACTCAAACCCGCCCCATAATCATCCTGGAAATCGACGAGAAGGCTTTATCCGCCCAGCTATCCAACTTGCTCAGTAAAAATTCCGGTGTGCAGGCGTCCTTTTTCCAGGACTATCAGGGTGCCTGGACTTCCTTCGACCCCGACGGCTATCTTATACAGCCCAGTATTAACGGGCTGCTGGAGCACATAGAGGACGTTCCGTCTTTTTACTCTACGGAATCCAAGGGAACTCACCTGCGTATCGTCCCCGTCAAGATGGAGGACATCCGCTGCGTCTTGGGACTGGCCTTTGACGAACAGAGCGTACTGGCGCCGGTCATATTTATGAGGCACGCGCTTATCGGTATTTTGGTGACCGGCTCCCTTTTCACTGTCGCCTATCTCCTGCGCGGATACCGCAAGGTGTATATTCCAACCCAAACGCTGGTATCCTCTATGGAGCGGCTTGCTCTTGGGGACTTATCCGTTCGGGTAGAGCAGAAACAGAAGGGGGAATTCCAAATACTGGCAGAGCATTTCAACTCGACCGCCCAAAAGCTGGAAACTCTGGTAAAGGAGAAGTATCAGGCTGACGTTAAAATGAAAAATGCTCAGATGAGCTTTTTGCGCTCACAGATCAATCCCCATTTCCTCTATAACAGTCTATTCAATCTTTATAATATGATAAAAAGCCAAGACCTTGATAATGCGGCGGATATGGCTGTATATCTTGGCCAATTTTACCGCATAGGAGCTCATTTGGATAAGCAGGAGCTCACTCTGGGCCAAGAGGTAGAGAATATCATTCCCTATCTGAAGATCCATCAGATACGCATGGGCGGCAGTCTGGACTTCAATTGTGATATCCAGGCCGGCCTTGAGGGTTTTGAAATCCCCTGCCTCTCTTTGCAGTCCTTAGTGGAGAATGCCATCACCCATGCCTTTACAAAAACGGGAAAAAACGCTTATCTAAATATTCAGGCAGTCCGTGAAGGAGATTTCGTGCTGCTCAGCGTGGAAGACAACGGTTCTGGGATTGACAGCGATACCAGGGAAGACATTCTACGCCGACTGCAAAACAGCGATGACGACGGGGTCTTCCACGGGCTACAAAATGTTTACGCGCGGCTGCGCCTTCTGCATGGGGAGCAGGTCTCTATCAGCATAGAGCCGGTCCCTTCCGGCGGCACTAGAGTCTGTCTGCGAATCCCGGACAAAAAATGGGAGTGA
- a CDS encoding extracellular solute-binding protein, with amino-acid sequence MTKRKILAVIMCLALTVSAALSGCGQTASQSSSQSQSNSSSTASIESQAESSEVGSQPETDGTLENGIVFDDQGRFVKYDPPITLTTHAVVGANDMFHDGCDIENNGWTQWLKENLGIEWKMKWVSADSESNSQKLDLAFASDDLPDVIKPGVGQVAKYAQAGKLVAMDDLLENAPPIVKYYIEDAETLSQGAFWKPFIVNGKKYSMPSGTDSLSFWTINFIRTDILKELNKSEPKTISDLDDLFAAYHEKYPNGRAMMLDKDLNGWELILTAYGANTAWTEKDGGLVYGAIQPEMRSALEKLAEYYSKGYIDPEFVVKDSGKANEDVIAGNALMFNGAWHSIANPLTPMWNALPDSSTAAIPFISGDDGTCSVVKDTWWTADNTAITTSCEHPEALFYVFGDNLESYYRNETELRETLKNEYNYEFKYPVTEVRNPLNTEEIAEKYPNIGQPRQLYLYDYPEEEEGCGFMNDYYTEQGRWLGCGAKIVSIGNADFGTMAEAYNTGDRSVLSTDGGKMFDEWNSTHPNMVKTFAEGIYPYWDKLMSGEGGVLKANGYAGASTDTMVEKQTYLHKLEIETFAQIIMGTQPITAFDEFVTNWSANGGEDITKEVNDWYNSNK; translated from the coding sequence ATGACAAAACGAAAGATCCTGGCCGTTATCATGTGTCTGGCGCTGACAGTTTCTGCGGCCCTTTCTGGATGCGGTCAAACTGCAAGTCAAAGCTCCAGTCAAAGCCAGAGCAACAGCTCGTCCACAGCCAGCATTGAGAGCCAAGCGGAGTCCTCTGAGGTTGGCTCCCAGCCGGAAACGGACGGCACGTTGGAGAACGGAATTGTTTTTGACGACCAGGGAAGGTTCGTCAAATATGACCCGCCAATTACTCTGACGACTCACGCGGTCGTGGGTGCAAACGATATGTTCCACGATGGCTGTGACATAGAGAACAACGGCTGGACCCAGTGGCTCAAGGAAAATCTGGGTATAGAGTGGAAGATGAAGTGGGTCTCCGCGGACAGCGAGAGCAATTCCCAAAAGCTTGATCTCGCATTCGCCAGCGATGATCTGCCGGATGTCATCAAGCCCGGCGTGGGCCAGGTGGCAAAGTATGCCCAGGCTGGCAAGCTGGTCGCCATGGATGATCTGCTGGAGAACGCTCCGCCCATTGTCAAATATTACATCGAGGACGCGGAGACCCTGTCACAGGGGGCTTTCTGGAAGCCGTTTATTGTAAACGGGAAAAAATATTCTATGCCCTCCGGCACAGACTCCCTCTCCTTCTGGACGATAAACTTTATCCGTACCGACATTCTGAAAGAGCTGAATAAATCTGAGCCCAAAACCATCAGCGACCTGGATGACCTGTTTGCGGCGTACCATGAAAAGTATCCGAACGGCCGTGCCATGATGCTGGACAAGGACCTGAACGGCTGGGAGCTGATCCTTACCGCCTATGGCGCCAACACCGCCTGGACCGAGAAGGACGGCGGGCTTGTATATGGCGCTATCCAGCCGGAGATGCGCAGCGCTTTGGAAAAGCTGGCAGAATACTACTCCAAGGGTTATATCGACCCGGAATTTGTGGTAAAGGATTCCGGCAAGGCAAATGAGGATGTAATTGCAGGAAACGCGCTTATGTTCAATGGAGCCTGGCACTCGATTGCCAATCCCCTTACCCCCATGTGGAATGCGCTGCCTGACTCTTCCACAGCGGCAATCCCCTTTATCAGTGGTGATGACGGCACTTGCAGCGTGGTGAAGGATACCTGGTGGACGGCCGACAACACAGCTATTACTACAAGCTGTGAGCACCCGGAGGCCCTGTTCTATGTGTTTGGGGATAACTTGGAGTCTTATTACCGCAACGAGACAGAACTGCGGGAGACCCTGAAGAATGAGTATAACTACGAGTTCAAGTATCCGGTCACAGAGGTACGTAATCCACTCAACACAGAGGAAATCGCGGAAAAGTATCCCAACATCGGACAGCCCCGCCAGCTTTACCTTTATGACTATCCCGAAGAAGAGGAAGGCTGCGGCTTTATGAACGACTACTATACCGAACAGGGCAGATGGCTTGGGTGCGGAGCCAAGATCGTGAGTATTGGCAACGCGGACTTCGGCACCATGGCAGAGGCGTACAACACAGGAGATCGAAGCGTCCTTTCCACCGATGGCGGCAAGATGTTTGACGAGTGGAACAGTACCCATCCTAATATGGTGAAGACCTTCGCAGAGGGCATTTACCCTTATTGGGATAAGCTGATGTCCGGTGAAGGAGGCGTTCTCAAGGCCAACGGATATGCCGGCGCCTCTACCGACACGATGGTCGAAAAGCAAACCTATCTGCACAAACTGGAAATAGAAACGTTTGCACAAATTATTATGGGCACACAGCCTATCACGGCCTTTGATGAATTCGTGACCAATTGGAGCGCCAACGGTGGCGAGGATATTACCAAGGAAGTGAACGACTGGTATAATTCCAACAAATAA
- a CDS encoding ABC transporter permease, whose translation MNITQNHGRQGFAAYLRRRWQLYAMLLIPAFVVLLFNYVPLYGLTIAFKDFNPGEGIVDSPCVGLKWFKTAMVMPDFTSIVWNTFIIAVGKIVCGQIAAIIFALLLNEVANPVYKRIVQTVTYFPHFLSWVIIGGIFTDMLSTTGILNQFLGIFGIKPIFFLGSNQWFQPTMVILETWKEFGWGAIVYLAAMTNISPDLYEAAAMDGAGRLKSIWHITLPGISSIIVMLCVLNIGNILNAGFDQILVMYNPAVYRTGDVLDTFIYRQGLLDAQYSLSTAIGLFKSVIGLVLTLTANYLATRFTNYRVF comes from the coding sequence ATGAATATCACCCAAAATCATGGACGGCAGGGATTTGCCGCGTACCTAAGACGCAGGTGGCAGCTTTATGCCATGCTGCTGATCCCGGCCTTTGTGGTGCTGCTGTTCAACTATGTGCCATTATATGGACTTACCATTGCATTCAAGGACTTTAACCCGGGAGAGGGGATTGTGGACAGCCCATGTGTCGGGCTCAAATGGTTCAAAACCGCTATGGTTATGCCAGACTTTACCTCTATCGTCTGGAACACATTTATAATCGCCGTAGGCAAGATTGTATGCGGACAAATTGCCGCCATCATTTTTGCGCTACTGCTCAACGAGGTGGCGAACCCGGTCTATAAACGGATCGTGCAGACCGTAACGTATTTCCCACATTTTTTATCCTGGGTCATTATTGGAGGGATATTTACGGATATGCTCTCGACCACCGGTATTCTCAATCAGTTTTTGGGGATATTCGGGATAAAACCAATATTCTTTCTGGGCAGCAATCAATGGTTTCAGCCCACCATGGTAATCCTGGAGACCTGGAAGGAATTTGGCTGGGGAGCGATAGTGTACCTGGCCGCCATGACGAATATCAGTCCCGACCTGTATGAGGCCGCCGCCATGGACGGAGCGGGGCGGCTGAAAAGCATCTGGCATATTACCCTGCCCGGCATAAGCTCGATTATAGTGATGCTTTGCGTACTGAATATCGGCAATATTTTGAACGCCGGATTTGACCAGATCCTAGTGATGTATAACCCGGCAGTCTACCGCACGGGAGATGTGCTGGACACCTTTATCTACCGCCAGGGCTTACTGGATGCTCAGTATTCCCTGTCCACTGCTATTGGATTGTTCAAATCGGTGATTGGCCTTGTTCTTACCCTTACGGCAAACTACCTGGCGACCCGGTTTACAAATTACCGCGTGTTTTAG